AATTACAACAACCCTAAAAGTATtgtatcataaaaaaatatgagcaatcatatttgagaaaatgaagTGCTATTTGTATTATGATTGGAGAACTTGTCTCTTACATATTTACTCCATATtataagtagtagtaatatagaaaaggaaataaagagttgatgaataaaaaaaaacttgtgATTTATTCAAAGGAAATGCAATAGAAAATGAGAAGTAAAAGGCTAGCATTTGGGAGCAGGAGGGTTGAGGACGCCGGAAGTTTTGATTCCAACGGCGCTCTGACAGGCAGACGCGACGGACTTGGCTTCTCCCGTGGGTTTCAAGTCTATGTCGGCCAATTCGATGTTTGAGCATGGCTCCTTTTTGCTGCAGTTCAACAACACCGGAATCTCTGACGTGGTCGTGCCCTTGATTCTTCTGAAGTGGACGTCGCTAATCTTTACGCTTGATTGCTACCACCAAAATAATGAACGATATACGAGTTTCAGTAGTGTTGATCGAGTCTCTCTCTGTGTCTCTCagttttgaaaaatgaaaaaagaaatgaatgtATATGTACCTCGGGTTGAGTCTTGGAGAAGTAATGTTGATCGATGATGATGGGGTTCTTGACATTATTCATAGTCAAATCTTCGAAGACGATGTTGGTGGCGGACAGCACCGGCGACTTGTGGTAGCTCTTGATCCTGGCCCCGTTGGTTGTGCCCGTCAGAGTGCAGCTCGAGAAGGTGATGTTCCCCACGCTAATTTCGTCGGGGCGCTTCCCCAAACTCCCCACTCTGGGAgttatatagtatattttaattaatacataTAAAAACCAAATACTCATAGtattatactactagtaataGGTGCTCACGCGAGTCCGTGTCCAGGGCCACATTTGAGATTTTTGACTAAGATGTTTTTGCTGCCGGTGCCGATGGAGATGCAGTCGTCTCCGGTTCCAATGACGGAGTCGATGATCTCGACGTTGGTGGCGTTGCTCAGATGGATTCCATCCGTGTTGGGGCTCTCATCGGGGGCGGTGATAGTCATTTTGGACACCTTGATGTTGACGCTGTCGATCAACTTGCTATGGAACCCCATTGCGTCCACGAATTTCAGGTTGCTAATATCTCCATTTGATGACGATTGGAACGTGAAGCTCTGTCATAAATATCATATAGGGATAATTGCAATTTAAATTATACACTActctactatatatatatatatatatatataggtaaacTTACGACAGGCAAATGGTTGGATTCTCCGGCAAACTTCCATACGCCGGCCCCTTGGGCATTGAGAGTGCCTCCTCCACCGATCTTGATGTTGTCGACGTGCTCGACCAAGATCCACATCTTGTTGGAGTAGGAACTCGGGTCGGGATTGGCCATGATGGTACCTTGAATGTCAACGATCAGTGGCGGTGGCGCCGTGCACTTGCCACTCAGGATCACCTCCCCCATCATGAATGTCCCTGGTGGGACCACAATCTTCGCCGGTGTTTTGCTTTCGCATCCTGCCCTAAATGCCTGAATAAAAGACTGCATG
This portion of the Salvia splendens isolate huo1 chromosome 10, SspV2, whole genome shotgun sequence genome encodes:
- the LOC121751394 gene encoding polygalacturonase-like; translated protein: MGNCSHMMGSLALGLSCLIIMYGMAVGADQRRLLGETAYDITKYGAKGDGKTDDAMSFIQAFRAGCESKTPAKIVVPPGTFMMGEVILSGKCTAPPPLIVDIQGTIMANPDPSSYSNKMWILVEHVDNIKIGGGGTLNAQGAGVWKFAGESNHLPVSFTFQSSSNGDISNLKFVDAMGFHSKLIDSVNIKVSKMTITAPDESPNTDGIHLSNATNVEIIDSVIGTGDDCISIGTGSKNILVKNLKCGPGHGLAVGSLGKRPDEISVGNITFSSCTLTGTTNGARIKSYHKSPVLSATNIVFEDLTMNNVKNPIIIDQHYFSKTQPEQSSVKISDVHFRRIKGTTTSEIPVLLNCSKKEPCSNIELADIDLKPTGEAKSVASACQSAVGIKTSGVLNPPAPKC